Proteins found in one Paenibacillus dendritiformis genomic segment:
- the sigE gene encoding RNA polymerase sporulation sigma factor SigE, with translation MRLKWKLIMQLYYYRLLFLLGLKRDEIYYIGGSEALPPPLTREEEEYLLSKLSSGEAAVRAMLIERNLRLVVYIARKFENTGIHIEDLVSIGAIGLIKAVNTFDPEKKIKLATYASRCIENEILMYLRRNSKTRTEVSFDEPLNIDWDGNELLLSDVLGTENDTIYKNIEEQVDRKLLHKALDKLSERERLIMELRFGLSDGEEKTQKDVADLLGISQSYISRLEKRIIKRLRKEFNKMV, from the coding sequence ATGCGCTTGAAATGGAAATTGATCATGCAGCTCTATTATTACCGACTGTTGTTCTTATTGGGATTGAAGCGCGATGAAATCTATTATATTGGCGGCAGCGAAGCGCTTCCTCCCCCGCTGACAAGGGAAGAGGAGGAGTACCTGCTCTCGAAGCTGAGCAGCGGGGAAGCCGCCGTGAGAGCGATGCTGATCGAGCGCAATTTGCGGCTTGTCGTCTACATCGCCCGCAAATTCGAGAATACGGGAATTCATATTGAGGACCTCGTCTCCATCGGGGCGATCGGGCTCATTAAAGCCGTCAACACGTTCGATCCCGAGAAGAAAATCAAGCTGGCCACGTATGCGTCGCGCTGCATCGAGAATGAGATATTAATGTATTTGCGCCGTAACAGCAAGACGAGAACGGAAGTGTCCTTCGATGAGCCTCTGAACATAGACTGGGACGGCAACGAGCTGCTGCTGAGCGATGTGCTCGGCACCGAGAACGATACGATATATAAAAATATTGAGGAGCAGGTCGATCGGAAGCTGCTTCACAAGGCCCTTGACAAGCTGAGCGAGCGGGAGCGGCTCATTATGGAGCTGCGGTTCGGCTTGTCCGACGGAGAGGAAAAAACGCAAAAGGATGTGGCTGATTTGCTCGGCATTTCGCAGTCGTATATTTCCCGATTGGAGAAGCGAATCATAAAGCGCTTGCGCAAGGAATTCAATAAAATGGTGTGA
- the sigG gene encoding RNA polymerase sporulation sigma factor SigG, with amino-acid sequence MTRNKVEICGVDTSKLPVLTNAEMRELFVALQERNERSAREKLVNGNLRLVLSVIQRFNNRGEFVDDLFQVGCIGLMKAIDNFDLGQNVKFSTYAVPMIIGEIRRYLRDNNPIRVSRSLRDIAYKALQVRDSLTNQNSREPTIIEISEALNVPKEDVVFALDAIQDPVSLFEPIYHDGGDPIYVMDQISDDKNKDVSWIEEIVLREAMRKLNEREKMILSMRFFEGKTQMEVADEIGISQAQVSRLEKSAINQMQKHVRT; translated from the coding sequence ATGACCCGAAACAAAGTCGAAATTTGCGGTGTCGATACATCGAAGTTGCCCGTCCTCACGAACGCCGAAATGAGAGAATTGTTCGTGGCTCTGCAGGAGCGGAATGAACGTTCCGCACGGGAGAAGCTGGTCAACGGCAACTTGCGTCTTGTCCTTAGCGTCATTCAGCGCTTCAACAATCGCGGCGAATTCGTCGATGATTTGTTCCAAGTCGGATGCATTGGTCTGATGAAGGCCATCGATAACTTCGATCTGGGGCAGAACGTTAAGTTTTCCACCTATGCGGTACCGATGATTATCGGCGAGATCCGGAGATATTTGCGGGACAACAACCCGATCCGCGTATCCCGCAGCTTGCGGGACATTGCCTACAAGGCGCTGCAGGTTCGTGATTCCTTGACCAATCAAAATTCGCGGGAGCCCACGATTATTGAAATCTCGGAAGCGTTGAACGTTCCTAAGGAGGATGTCGTCTTCGCATTGGACGCGATACAGGATCCGGTTTCTCTTTTTGAACCGATTTATCATGACGGCGGCGATCCGATTTACGTCATGGATCAGATAAGCGATGATAAAAATAAGGACGTGTCCTGGATCGAGGAGATTGTGCTCCGGGAAGCGATGCGGAAATTGAACGAGAGAGAGAAAATGATTTTATCGATGCGTTTTTTTGAAGGGAAAACCCAGATGGAGGTAGCGGATGAAATCGGCATATCTCAAGCGCAGGTATCCCGGTTGGAGAAATCAGCTATCAATCAAATGCAAAAGCATGTGCGAACGTAA
- a CDS encoding YlmC/YmxH family sporulation protein: MKISDFQTKDVINIVDGKKLGQVSDVELDLKQGRIDAIVVPSYSKFLGFFGGGTELVIPWRNIVKIGADVVLVKMDDAKASARAEEYETTVLLPRP, from the coding sequence ATGAAAATATCCGATTTTCAAACGAAAGATGTTATCAATATTGTAGACGGCAAAAAATTAGGGCAAGTTAGTGATGTCGAGCTGGATTTGAAGCAAGGACGCATCGATGCGATCGTCGTGCCCAGCTATAGCAAGTTTCTCGGCTTCTTCGGCGGGGGCACCGAGCTGGTCATTCCGTGGCGGAACATTGTCAAAATCGGAGCCGATGTCGTGCTCGTCAAGATGGATGACGCGAAGGCCTCCGCCCGGGCGGAGGAATACGAGACAACCGTTCTGCTTCCGAGACCGTAG
- the pgeF gene encoding peptidoglycan editing factor PgeF: MEPFVRRQGKLPDEPGVLELAGWMADTPGLAAGFTTRLGGVSQGCFDSLNCALHVRDAEKDVIANRRRVALAAGIPFENWVCGEQVHGNRVHAVTEEDRGRGWFDRASAIQDADALVTDAEGVMLASFYADCVPLIFLDPVKRVVALAHAGWKGTVTRIGPETVHMMQKRYHSSIEHIRAAIGPSIGPCCYEVDNRVLEQVRAVWNEEEGKAERPVIQSSRPGHAWLDLRELNRQLLKQAGILPTNIECTNLCTGCETGMFFSHRKEGGATGRMMSFIGWKKG, from the coding sequence ATGGAACCTTTTGTACGACGTCAAGGCAAGTTGCCTGATGAACCGGGCGTGCTCGAACTGGCCGGCTGGATGGCCGACACGCCTGGGCTGGCGGCCGGGTTCACGACCCGGCTGGGCGGGGTGAGCCAGGGCTGCTTCGATTCGCTCAACTGCGCCCTTCATGTGCGCGATGCGGAGAAGGATGTCATCGCGAACCGGCGGCGAGTCGCTCTGGCTGCCGGCATTCCGTTCGAGAACTGGGTATGCGGGGAGCAGGTGCATGGCAACCGTGTGCATGCCGTTACGGAGGAAGACCGGGGCCGGGGCTGGTTCGACCGGGCCAGTGCAATTCAAGATGCAGACGCGCTCGTGACCGATGCAGAAGGGGTGATGCTGGCCTCCTTTTACGCCGATTGCGTGCCGCTTATTTTTCTGGATCCGGTGAAGCGGGTGGTGGCGTTGGCGCATGCGGGATGGAAGGGAACGGTAACCCGGATTGGCCCGGAGACGGTACATATGATGCAGAAGCGTTATCACAGTTCGATCGAGCATATCAGAGCGGCTATCGGACCTTCGATCGGTCCGTGCTGCTATGAGGTGGACAACCGGGTGCTGGAGCAGGTCCGGGCGGTGTGGAACGAAGAGGAAGGCAAGGCGGAGCGCCCTGTCATTCAATCTTCCCGGCCGGGACATGCATGGCTCGATTTGAGAGAATTGAATCGACAATTGTTGAAACAAGCAGGAATTTTGCCAACAAATATCGAATGTACTAATTTGTGCACCGGCTGCGAGACCGGCATGTTTTTTTCCCACCGCAAGGAGGGGGGAGCAACCGGCCGCATGATGAGCTTTATTGGTTGGAAGAAGGGATGA
- a CDS encoding YggS family pyridoxal phosphate-dependent enzyme, translated as MTLQQRIEAVERRIQEACARAGRNREDVRTIAVTKYVLLDRTGEAIAAGLKDVGENRWQDAEAKWMQYGDQATWHFIGTLQSNKAKDVVGKFAYIHSLDRLSLAKAIEKRAAELDQFVRCFIQVNISGEASKQGMPPQDVAPFLEELKAYPHIRPIGLMTMAPYEAEPEETRPVFRRLRQLRDELNETRAEPLAHLSMGMSNDFEIAIEEGATWIRLGSILVGKEREE; from the coding sequence ATGACGCTGCAGCAGAGAATCGAAGCTGTAGAACGACGGATACAGGAAGCATGCGCCCGAGCGGGGCGCAACCGGGAGGACGTCCGAACGATCGCCGTGACGAAGTATGTGTTGCTGGATCGGACAGGAGAGGCGATCGCGGCCGGCTTGAAGGACGTCGGGGAGAACCGGTGGCAGGATGCGGAAGCGAAATGGATGCAGTACGGCGATCAGGCGACCTGGCATTTTATCGGAACGCTGCAGTCGAATAAGGCGAAGGATGTTGTCGGCAAGTTCGCGTACATCCATTCGCTGGACCGCCTCTCCCTAGCGAAAGCGATAGAGAAGCGCGCTGCCGAATTGGATCAGTTCGTCCGCTGCTTCATTCAGGTTAATATATCAGGAGAAGCTTCGAAGCAAGGGATGCCGCCGCAAGACGTCGCGCCTTTCCTCGAAGAGTTGAAGGCATACCCGCACATTCGGCCGATCGGGCTGATGACGATGGCCCCGTATGAAGCGGAGCCGGAGGAGACGAGACCGGTATTTCGCCGTCTGCGCCAATTGCGGGATGAATTGAACGAGACGCGGGCCGAACCGCTTGCCCATCTGTCGATGGGCATGTCGAACGACTTCGAGATCGCCATTGAGGAAGGGGCGACGTGGATTCGGCTTGGCTCTATTCTGGTAGGGAAAGAGAGGGAAGAATGA
- a CDS encoding cell division protein SepF has translation MGVMNRFMSFLGLQEEEEVIEREQITHADEQELEAPAFDQRKGARGSNIVSIHSQKASKVVLYEPRSYDEAQEIADHLRSRRSVIINLQRVRNDQALRIIDFLSGTVYALSGNISKLGSNIFICTPDNIEIQGAITEMFAEDFEYKQTR, from the coding sequence ATGGGCGTTATGAACCGTTTCATGAGTTTTCTCGGACTGCAGGAAGAGGAAGAAGTCATCGAACGAGAGCAGATCACCCACGCGGATGAGCAGGAGCTGGAAGCGCCTGCCTTCGATCAGCGCAAGGGCGCGAGAGGGTCCAACATCGTAAGCATCCATTCGCAGAAGGCTTCCAAGGTCGTCCTGTACGAGCCGCGATCCTATGACGAAGCGCAGGAGATCGCCGATCATTTGCGCTCCCGGCGGTCTGTCATCATTAATTTGCAGCGCGTCCGCAATGATCAGGCGCTGCGCATCATTGATTTCCTGAGCGGAACGGTGTATGCGCTGAGCGGCAACATTTCCAAGCTCGGAAGCAATATTTTCATCTGCACTCCGGACAATATCGAGATTCAAGGCGCGATAACGGAGATGTTTGCGGAGGATTTCGAATACAAACAAACGAGGTGA
- a CDS encoding YggT family protein, producing the protein MLEYTIIQYLGYLYEIYTWLIIIYVLMSWLPNVRESFIGEILGKIVEPYLSLFRRIIPPIGGMLDISPIIALFALRFVYMGLVAVVQYLF; encoded by the coding sequence TTGCTGGAATATACGATTATTCAGTATTTGGGCTATCTGTATGAAATCTATACGTGGCTCATCATAATTTATGTGTTGATGTCCTGGCTCCCGAATGTTCGCGAGAGCTTTATCGGCGAGATTTTAGGCAAGATCGTCGAGCCGTATTTGAGTCTGTTCCGGCGCATTATTCCGCCGATTGGCGGCATGCTCGATATTTCCCCGATCATCGCCCTGTTTGCGCTCCGCTTCGTGTATATGGGACTGGTAGCCGTCGTGCAGTACCTGTTCTAG
- a CDS encoding RNA-binding protein translates to MKGNEKLYVHFHPDEREFVDRAWEWVRRASEGHEVKRTDFLDPRQAYIAATLVNRSSDVQLRLDGGSEQAERKRALIAPDYVYADGEDMGISVLQITSPDRKWDELEHGDFLGALLGLGIKREKIGDIHVSPDRCHVLVTEEMAPFVNTHLRQVHRVSVLTDILPLSGLQAADAEMKTAKLSVASLRLDGIASDVFRLSRAKIVAPIKAGRCKVNWKVEENPSAPLEAGDVVSLQGFGRFKVIDVEGLTKKGRYWVTVGTFT, encoded by the coding sequence ATGAAGGGTAACGAGAAGCTGTATGTCCACTTCCATCCCGACGAGCGGGAGTTCGTCGATCGCGCGTGGGAGTGGGTACGGCGCGCGTCCGAAGGACATGAGGTGAAGCGGACGGACTTTTTGGATCCGAGGCAGGCTTATATTGCGGCGACGCTGGTCAACCGGAGTTCGGATGTTCAGCTCCGGCTGGACGGCGGCTCCGAGCAGGCAGAGCGCAAGCGGGCCTTGATCGCGCCCGATTATGTATATGCCGATGGGGAAGATATGGGAATCTCCGTACTCCAGATCACCTCACCTGACCGCAAGTGGGACGAGCTGGAGCATGGTGATTTTCTTGGCGCGCTCCTGGGCTTGGGCATCAAGCGGGAGAAGATTGGGGATATTCATGTCTCCCCGGATCGCTGCCATGTGCTGGTAACGGAGGAGATGGCGCCGTTCGTAAATACGCATCTGCGCCAGGTTCACCGGGTGAGCGTCTTGACGGACATCCTTCCTCTGTCCGGATTGCAAGCGGCGGACGCAGAGATGAAGACGGCGAAGCTGAGCGTCGCTTCTTTGCGTCTGGACGGAATTGCTAGCGACGTGTTCCGCTTGAGCCGCGCGAAGATCGTGGCGCCTATCAAGGCGGGCCGCTGCAAGGTCAATTGGAAGGTGGAGGAGAACCCTTCCGCCCCGCTTGAAGCGGGGGACGTCGTCTCCTTGCAGGGCTTCGGACGGTTCAAGGTGATCGATGTGGAAGGGTTGACGAAGAAGGGCCGCTATTGGGTTACGGTCGGGACGTTCACCTGA
- a CDS encoding DivIVA domain-containing protein, producing MPLTPLDIHNKEFSRKLRGYDEDEVNEFLDQIIKDFEALIRENKELQNHALTLQEKLDHFANLEETLSKTIIVAQEAADEVKNNAKKEAQLILKEAEKNADRIINDSLAKSRKVAIEIEELKKQASIYRTRFRTLVEAQLELLSQDGWDGLERAERAEVKELY from the coding sequence ATGCCATTGACACCGCTCGATATACATAACAAGGAATTTAGCCGCAAGCTGCGCGGTTACGATGAAGATGAAGTAAATGAATTTCTAGATCAGATTATTAAAGATTTCGAAGCTCTAATCCGGGAGAACAAAGAACTGCAGAACCATGCGCTCACTCTGCAGGAGAAGCTGGACCACTTCGCCAACCTGGAGGAGACGCTCAGCAAGACGATCATTGTCGCCCAGGAAGCGGCCGATGAAGTGAAGAACAACGCCAAGAAGGAAGCTCAGCTTATTCTCAAGGAAGCGGAGAAGAATGCCGATCGGATCATCAACGATTCGCTGGCCAAATCGCGGAAGGTCGCGATCGAGATCGAGGAGCTGAAGAAGCAGGCGTCCATCTACCGCACGCGCTTCCGCACGCTGGTCGAGGCGCAACTGGAGCTGCTGAGCCAGGACGGCTGGGACGGGCTGGAACGCGCGGAACGGGCCGAAGTGAAGGAGCTCTATTGA
- the ileS gene encoding isoleucine--tRNA ligase: protein MKKVDVKERARERELRVLQRWNEQNTFQKSIEEREGKPNYVFYEGPPTANGAPHIGHVLGRVIKDFIGRYKTMSGYRVLRKAGWDTHGLPVELGVEKQLGISGKQEIEKYGVEEFVKKCKASVFEYEKQWRELTEAIGYWTNMDDPYITLDNRYIESVWHILSTIHNKGLLYRGHRVSPYCPCCQTTLSSHEVAQGYETVKDLSATVKFKLKDSGEYVLAWTTTPWTLPAHAALAMNPDMDYVRVQQEDGVYIVAKNLVDDVMKGEYTVLSEHKGSEFIGKTYDAPFTYIKPENGHLIVAAGFVTDASGTGIVHMAPAHGEDDYKSCRDNGISFVSVVDTHGRYTEEVTDFAGRFVKDCDIDIVKALSEQKTLYSKEKYEHSYPFCWRCKSPLLYYATESWFIKTTAVKDQLIENNSKVDWYPSHIREGRFGNFLDDLVDWNISRNRYWGTPLNVWVCSSCKEEYSPGSREELIARAVGPVSEDIELHKPYVDEVKLRCPHCEHGVMERTPEVIDVWFDSGSMPFAQFHHPFGDEQAFNEQYPADMICEGIDQTRGWFFSLLAVSTLYKGKAPYKAVIATGHILDENGQKMSKSKGNVIDPWEIINEYGTDAFRWALLSDSAPWNSKRFSKQIVAEAKSKVIDTLVNTHAFYVLYANIDQYDAQAYEERASANKLDRWILSRLHSLIGTVTKGLEANDFLNPAKAIEAYVDELSNWYIRRSRDRFWGSGMTDDKLSAYQTLRKVLLTLAKLVAPYAPMVADDIYTNLGGERESVHLDDYPQADKSLIDTELEQDMETARQIVELARNVRNETGIKTRQPLSELIISLDRPFHLADYEEVIQDEINVKQILLETSDGGFVDFVLKLNLKVAGKKYGKNVGPMQNALKSMPADETRRIVEQGQWTFTAADGEELTVTRDELLVEKQAKAGFASASGYQMTVALNTEITPELEQEGWVREVVRGIQDTRKKLDLPIEKRVDLVIDADAELTAAIQAFDATLRDNVLVASVTFGEVEGMDTIEVGSKTIRVRMT from the coding sequence GTGAAAAAAGTAGATGTGAAAGAGCGGGCCCGCGAGCGGGAACTGCGGGTATTGCAGAGATGGAATGAACAGAATACGTTCCAGAAATCGATCGAAGAGCGCGAAGGCAAGCCGAACTATGTGTTCTATGAAGGACCGCCGACGGCGAACGGAGCGCCCCATATCGGGCATGTGCTGGGCCGGGTTATCAAGGACTTCATCGGCCGCTATAAGACGATGTCCGGTTACCGCGTCCTCCGCAAGGCTGGCTGGGATACGCACGGATTGCCTGTCGAGCTGGGCGTGGAGAAGCAATTGGGGATCTCCGGCAAGCAGGAGATCGAGAAGTACGGGGTCGAGGAGTTCGTCAAGAAATGCAAGGCCAGCGTCTTCGAGTATGAGAAGCAATGGCGGGAGCTGACGGAAGCGATTGGCTATTGGACCAATATGGACGATCCGTATATTACGCTGGACAATCGCTATATCGAGAGCGTATGGCATATTTTGTCCACGATTCACAACAAAGGCTTGCTGTACCGCGGCCATCGCGTCAGCCCGTATTGCCCGTGCTGCCAGACGACCCTCAGCTCGCATGAGGTGGCGCAAGGATATGAGACGGTCAAGGATCTGTCGGCCACCGTCAAGTTCAAGCTGAAGGACAGCGGGGAATACGTGCTGGCCTGGACGACGACGCCATGGACGCTGCCGGCCCATGCGGCGCTGGCGATGAACCCGGACATGGATTATGTGCGGGTGCAGCAGGAGGACGGCGTGTATATCGTGGCCAAAAATCTCGTCGATGACGTCATGAAGGGTGAGTACACGGTTCTGTCGGAGCATAAAGGCTCTGAATTTATCGGAAAGACCTATGATGCGCCATTCACCTACATCAAGCCGGAGAACGGCCATCTTATCGTCGCCGCCGGGTTCGTCACGGATGCGAGCGGGACCGGGATCGTCCATATGGCTCCGGCGCATGGGGAAGACGACTACAAGAGCTGCCGCGACAACGGCATCAGCTTCGTCAGCGTCGTGGATACCCACGGGCGCTATACGGAGGAAGTAACCGACTTCGCCGGCCGCTTCGTCAAAGATTGCGATATTGACATCGTCAAGGCGCTGTCGGAGCAGAAGACGCTCTACAGCAAGGAAAAATACGAGCACAGCTATCCGTTCTGCTGGCGCTGCAAATCGCCGCTCCTCTATTATGCGACGGAATCCTGGTTCATTAAGACGACAGCGGTTAAAGATCAATTAATTGAGAACAACAGCAAGGTGGACTGGTATCCATCTCACATTCGCGAAGGCCGCTTCGGCAACTTCCTCGACGATCTCGTCGATTGGAACATCAGCCGGAACCGCTATTGGGGAACGCCGCTCAACGTATGGGTATGCTCCTCCTGTAAGGAAGAATATTCGCCTGGCAGCCGCGAAGAGCTGATCGCGCGCGCAGTCGGGCCTGTATCGGAGGATATCGAGCTTCACAAGCCGTATGTCGACGAAGTGAAGCTGCGCTGCCCGCACTGCGAGCACGGCGTGATGGAGCGGACGCCGGAAGTCATCGACGTCTGGTTCGACAGCGGCTCCATGCCGTTTGCCCAGTTCCATCACCCATTCGGCGATGAACAGGCATTCAACGAGCAGTATCCGGCCGATATGATCTGCGAAGGGATCGACCAGACGCGCGGCTGGTTCTTCAGCCTGCTGGCCGTATCGACGCTGTACAAAGGCAAGGCGCCATACAAGGCCGTGATTGCAACGGGTCATATTTTGGATGAGAACGGACAAAAAATGTCCAAATCGAAAGGCAATGTCATCGATCCATGGGAAATTATTAACGAGTACGGTACGGATGCCTTCCGTTGGGCGCTCCTGTCGGACAGCGCGCCATGGAACTCGAAGCGCTTCTCGAAGCAGATTGTCGCGGAAGCGAAGTCCAAGGTGATCGACACGCTCGTCAATACGCATGCCTTCTATGTGCTGTATGCCAATATCGATCAGTATGATGCGCAAGCTTATGAAGAGCGCGCATCCGCCAACAAGCTGGACCGCTGGATTCTGTCCCGTCTGCACTCGCTTATCGGGACGGTGACGAAGGGGCTGGAGGCGAATGACTTCCTGAATCCGGCCAAAGCGATTGAAGCTTACGTGGACGAGCTGAGCAATTGGTACATCCGCCGTTCCCGCGACCGCTTCTGGGGCAGCGGCATGACCGATGACAAGCTGTCGGCTTACCAGACGCTGCGCAAGGTGCTCTTGACCTTGGCGAAGCTGGTGGCGCCTTATGCGCCGATGGTCGCCGACGATATTTACACCAATCTGGGCGGAGAACGCGAGAGCGTGCACCTGGACGATTATCCGCAAGCGGACAAGTCGCTCATTGATACGGAGCTGGAGCAGGATATGGAGACGGCCCGCCAGATTGTAGAGCTGGCCCGCAACGTGCGCAACGAGACCGGAATCAAGACGAGACAGCCTCTCTCCGAGCTGATCATCTCCCTTGACCGGCCGTTCCATCTGGCGGATTATGAGGAAGTCATCCAGGACGAGATCAATGTGAAGCAGATTCTTCTGGAGACGAGCGACGGCGGATTTGTCGATTTCGTCTTGAAGCTCAATCTGAAGGTGGCAGGCAAGAAGTACGGCAAAAACGTCGGCCCGATGCAGAACGCCCTGAAGTCGATGCCGGCCGACGAGACGCGGCGCATCGTCGAGCAGGGACAGTGGACCTTCACGGCAGCGGATGGTGAAGAATTGACTGTAACGCGCGACGAGCTGCTCGTGGAGAAGCAGGCGAAGGCCGGCTTTGCCTCGGCTTCGGGCTACCAAATGACCGTGGCGCTCAACACCGAAATTACGCCGGAGCTGGAGCAAGAGGGCTGGGTGCGTGAAGTCGTCCGCGGCATTCAGGATACGCGGAAGAAGCTGGATCTCCCGATTGAGAAGCGGGTCGATCTCGTCATTGACGCTGACGCGGAGCTTACCGCGGCCATTCAGGCGTTCGATGCGACGCTGCGCGATAATGTGCTGGTCGCTTCGGTTACCTTCGGCGAGGTCGAAGGCATGGATACGATCGAAGTCGGTTCGAAGACGATCCGGGTGCGGATGACGTAA
- a CDS encoding DUF5665 domain-containing protein has translation MHKQEEKDKRDIRTETEKICAEIPADVPQNEWEERKMMKTIHDYTVSLAQKMEKSRLDEYTALLFNPRRLIWVNLMGGIARGVGIAIGVTLFTALIAYILQLLGALNLPIIGDFIADLVRIVQRQLDTKMY, from the coding sequence ATGCACAAACAAGAGGAGAAGGACAAGCGGGACATCCGAACAGAGACGGAGAAAATTTGTGCCGAAATCCCTGCCGATGTACCGCAAAATGAGTGGGAAGAACGAAAAATGATGAAGACGATCCATGATTATACGGTCAGTCTGGCGCAAAAAATGGAGAAATCCCGCCTTGACGAGTATACGGCACTGCTCTTCAATCCGCGCAGGCTGATCTGGGTCAATCTGATGGGCGGCATCGCCCGGGGAGTCGGTATCGCCATCGGAGTCACGCTGTTCACCGCTCTGATTGCTTATATTTTACAGCTACTCGGCGCCTTGAACTTGCCGATAATCGGCGACTTCATTGCGGATCTGGTCCGCATCGTGCAGCGCCAGCTGGATACGAAGATGTATTGA
- a CDS encoding TraR/DksA C4-type zinc finger protein, producing MNSLTSQQLESLKQTLLDKEIQLSRKLAHSNHYGLSRSLRENTGELSNVDNHPGDVATEMYERGKEIALNEHDEFLLDRIHSALAQIDKGTYGICAVCGQPIPYERLEAVPFTMYCIEHEPQRQVSDRRPVEEQFLMPPFGRTSLDELDTQNGFDGEDAWQIVESWGTSNTPAMQEDGNIDDYDNMYIEASDDVDGFVESFESFVATDMTGSDVYIVRNRRYRHYMDSGEGEPLLEPDETGYSPDGSDDAGDAYH from the coding sequence ATGAATTCGTTAACATCACAGCAATTGGAGTCGCTCAAGCAGACACTGCTTGACAAAGAAATCCAACTGAGCCGCAAGCTGGCTCACAGCAACCATTACGGATTATCCCGCTCGCTCCGCGAAAATACGGGAGAATTGTCTAATGTCGACAATCACCCGGGGGATGTCGCAACAGAGATGTACGAACGGGGCAAGGAAATCGCCTTGAATGAGCATGATGAATTTCTGCTTGATCGCATTCATAGCGCCCTCGCTCAAATCGACAAGGGCACATACGGCATTTGCGCGGTGTGCGGGCAACCGATTCCCTACGAACGGCTGGAAGCCGTGCCTTTTACGATGTACTGCATCGAGCATGAGCCGCAGCGCCAAGTGTCCGACCGCCGGCCGGTAGAGGAGCAATTCCTGATGCCTCCCTTCGGGCGCACCAGTCTGGACGAATTGGATACCCAGAACGGCTTCGACGGGGAGGATGCATGGCAGATTGTCGAATCGTGGGGCACGTCGAATACTCCGGCGATGCAGGAAGACGGCAATATCGACGACTACGACAATATGTACATTGAAGCATCTGACGATGTCGACGGCTTCGTCGAATCGTTCGAGAGCTTCGTCGCCACGGATATGACCGGAAGCGATGTGTACATCGTCCGCAATCGGCGTTATCGGCACTATATGGACAGCGGGGAAGGAGAACCGCTGCTCGAGCCGGACGAGACAGGCTATTCGCCAGACGGCTCCGACGATGCCGGCGACGCTTATCATTAA
- the lspA gene encoding signal peptidase II yields the protein MWYYLIALIVFLIDQGTKWIIATRLTLYEQIPVIGNFFLITSHRNTGAAFSILENQRWFFVIVTIVVAIGIIWYMYKIRHQQGHILPIGLSLILGGALGNFLDRLLTGEVVDFLQFNFGSYTFPIFNVADMGITIGVGLVLLDAMLSVKREKALEAEIQRHEAEHGRPEDGQSKEGSAQ from the coding sequence GTGTGGTACTACCTTATCGCTTTGATCGTGTTCCTCATTGATCAAGGCACCAAATGGATTATCGCGACCCGATTAACGCTATATGAGCAAATTCCGGTAATCGGCAATTTTTTCTTAATCACGTCGCATCGCAATACCGGAGCCGCGTTCAGCATCCTTGAAAATCAGCGCTGGTTTTTCGTCATTGTGACGATCGTTGTCGCTATCGGAATTATTTGGTATATGTACAAAATTCGGCATCAGCAAGGACATATTTTGCCTATCGGCCTCAGCCTTATCCTTGGAGGAGCGCTCGGCAATTTCCTTGATCGGCTGCTGACGGGCGAGGTTGTCGATTTTCTTCAATTTAATTTCGGCTCGTATACGTTCCCGATCTTCAATGTCGCCGACATGGGCATTACGATCGGCGTCGGCTTGGTGCTGCTTGACGCGATGCTGTCCGTGAAGCGGGAAAAGGCGCTCGAGGCCGAGATTCAGCGGCATGAAGCCGAGCATGGCCGTCCAGAAGACGGACAATCGAAGGAAGGATCGGCGCAATGA